The Haloterrigena turkmenica DSM 5511 genome includes the window CCTGGTTCGAGGCGCGGGCCTACCCCTCCGAGAGCGGCCTCTCGGTCTACATGCGCGACGTCACCGACCGGAAGGTCCAGGAGACGACCCTGGCCCAACACGCCGCCGTCGTCGAGGCCGTCAACGACGCCGTCGTCACCCTCGATCGGTCCCGAGAGATCGTCACTGTCAATGACGCCACCGAGACGGCCCTCGGCATCGACCGCGCGGAGCTGGTCGGCGAACACGTCGAACGGCTCATCGACTGCGCGGGGATCGCCGCCGAGGACGCCGTCGAGATCGGCCGCGCGATCACCGATATCGACATCGGCAGCGCGGTCGAGCGAACGCTCGAGGTCCCGTTTACCGACGCCGACGGTATCGATCGGATCGGCGAGTTCCGCTTCGTTCCGATCGAGGACGACGTCGCGACCGTCGCCGCCGTGATCCGCGACGTCACCGACCGCCGCGAGTACGAGCGCGTCGTCACGTCGCTCCACGAGGTGACTCGCTGGCTGCTCGAGTCCGACGACCCCGAGGAGATCTGTGCGATCGCGGTTCACTCCGGGAGCGACCTGCTCGAGCTGCCGATCAGCGGCGTCTGGCTGTTAGAGGAGGAACACGGCTATCTCGACCCCGTCGCCGGGACCGCAGGGGCCCACGACGAGTTCGGCGGCCTCCCCCGATTCAACCCGGGCGAGGGGCTCGTCTGGGACGTCTTCGAGTCCGGCGACGTCGAGCGGTTCGACGACCTCCGGGAGGTCGAAGACATTTACAACCCCGACACGCCGATCCGGTCGGAGATCATCGCACCGATCGGCACCCACGGCGTCCTCATGACCGGCTCGCTCGAGCCCCACCGGTTCGACGAGACCGACGTCGACCTCATCTCGACGCTTGTCGAGAACACCCGCGCGGCCCTCGACCGGGCCGACCGGGAGCAGGTCCTCCGGGAGCGGACCGCCGAACTCGAGCGCCAGACCGAACGCCTCGAGTCGGTCGCGAACGTCCTCTCGAGCGATCTCAAAGCCCAGCTGTCGACCGTCGCCGACGCCCTCGAGAGCGACGGCTCCCGCACCGGCACCGACGGTGAAACCCACGAGGAGTGGGAGTTCCCGCTCGCCGAGGACTCCGTCGAAGCGACGCTCGACCGGGCCGAAGGGCTCGTCGACGACATCCGCGAGTTCGCCCGCAACGCCTCGACCGTCGGCACCCGCAGCCGGATCACCCTCGAGTCAGCGATCGACGAGGCGCTGGAGCGCTCCCGGCTCGATTACGACTCGGTCGTCGTCGAGGAGCCGGCGACGCTGCGGGCCGACCCCGACCGGTTCGTCCACCTCCTCGAGACGGCGTTCGACGACGCCGCGGCCCGTGCCGACAGCGAGGTGACGATCCAGGTGGGGCTCGTCGGCTTCGAGAACGACGATCGCTCCCGCGGCTTCTTCCTGCACGACGACGCCGCCGAGATCCCGCCGGCCGCTCACGAGCGGGTCCTCGATCCGACGACCGGTCCCGACGGCGTCGAGACCGGCGACGCGGTCGCGACCGACGGGCTGGGGCTGGCCCTCGTTCGAGCGATCGCCGAAGCCCACGACTGGGAGCTGTCGATCGACAACGGCGAAAACGGCGGCACGCGACTCGAGGTTCGGGACGTGACGACCCTCGAGCGCGACTCCTGATCAGTCCGAGTCCTGAAGACGCCTGATCAGTTCGACTCTTGGAGGATCGAATCCCGCGCGATGTCCTGACAGAGCTGTCGGTAGCCGTCCTGCTCGAGCAGTTCCTCCATCGTGTCGTTGACCTGGACGCGAAGCACCGCGAGCCGGTCCCGAAGCTGCGCGTACTCCTGACTGGACTTGAGCTCGGCGTCGGTCTTCTGGGCGTCCAGCAGCGCCTTCTTCGAGGCCAGCGCGAAGAACTCCTGGAGCTGTGCGTCGTAACTCGAGCGCAGGGTGAGCTGGTCGACGATCCGCCGCAGCTCCGCCTTCGAGACGGGTTTGACCAGGTAATCGTCGAACCCCATCTCGATGATGTCGAAGTCCGGTTCGACGGCCGTGACCATCGCGACCCGGCAGTCGAGCTCGCGGTCGCGGATCGTCTCGAGGATCGTATCGCCGGACAGCCCCGGCATCCGCCGGTCGAGGAGGACGATGTCGACCGTCTCGTCGATGGCGTCGAGCGCGGTCTCGCCGTCGTAGGCCGTCTCGAGGTCGCAGGTGTCGCCGAGCCAGGCGGCGTAGAGGTTCGCGAGATCGGGCTCGTCTTCGACGATCAGGACGGACGGGGTATCAGTGGCCATTGACGGTGTCCTCCGGTGTAGCGATTCGTGGAAGCAATTGTACCGGGAGTATATCAAGATATCGGCAGACCGCAAGAGGAAGCGACTCCCCGACCGGACCTGACGGCGTCGAGATCGGTCGGCCGCGACGGACGCGACCTCGTCCGTCGGCTCACTCGAGTTCGCGCTCGATCGTCTCGCGTCGCTCGCGGATGGCGGCCGCGTCAGTTTCGATCGTTCGGTCGCCGACCGTCACCTCGAGTCGACCGTCGTCGGTCGCCGACCCGAGTTCGACGACGGGTGCGACACCGTCGAACGCCTCGCGGACCGCATCGGGCGAGTCGGTCTGGATCAGGGCGCGACCGGGCTGTTCGTGGAATAGCGCCGCGGCGGCGGCCGTCTCGTCGGCCGATTCGGGGACGGGAATCGAGACCTCGAGGCCCGCGTCGTCGGTGACCATCTCCGCCAGCGCGACCGCGAGGCCGCCGTGGCTGACGTCGTGGACCGCGCGGGTGGCGTCGTCGTCGGCCACGTCGGCGAGGGTTTCGACGACGCTAGCGGGGTCCTCGGGGAGTTCGGGGAAGGCGTCGCTGCCGTCGAACCGGGCGAGGTACTCGGAGCCGCCCAGTCGGGCGTCGCCCTCGAGGCCGAGATCGCCGACCAGCAGGAGGTCGCTGTCGTCCTCGGCGTCAACGGCCAGCGGCGGCGCGTCGTAGCCCGCTTTCGTTCCGACCATCGCGAGCGTCGGCGTCGGCGGAATCGGTCCCGCCACGGAGTCGTTGTACAGCGAGACGTTCCCGCCGACGACCGGCGCCGACAGGCGCTCGCACATCTCGGCGAGGCCGTCGACGATGCCCGTGAAGCCGCCGTAGACGTCGGGCTTCTCCGGGTTCCCGCCGTTCAGGCAGTCGACGGCCGCCAGCGGCGTCGCACCCTTGGCCGCGATGTTCGTCGCGTTCTCGAGGGCTACCGCGCGGGCGCCCTCGTAGGGTGCGGTGTCGGTCCAGTTCGGTGCGGCGCCGGAGGAAATCGCGAGCCCCTGCCCGGCTTCCCGCACTGCGACGATCGCCGCGTCGTCGCCCGGCCCGACGCTCGTGCGGACGCCGACCTCGTGGTCGTACTGGCGGTAGATCCACCGCTTCGAGGCGGTGTTCGGACTCGAGACGACGGCGTCGAAGGCCTCCTCGAGGTCGACCTCGGGGAGGTCGGTCTCGGGCTGTTCGGGCTCCTCGCTGGGGAGGTCGTTCATCGGCGCACCCTCGCCGAGGAAGTAGGCGTCGACGTCGACGACGGTCTCGCCCTCGAAGGTGCAGGTGTAGTTGCCCTCGGTGACCTCGCCGATGACCGAACAGCCGAGGTCGAACCGCTCGGCGATCTCCGCTACGCGATCGACGTTCTCGGGCTCGACCTCGTAGCACATCCGCTCCTGGGACTCGGCGAGCAGGATTTCGAGCGCGTTCATGTTCGGTTCGCGCTGGTGGACCCGCTCGAGTTCGATCTCCGCGCCGAGGCCGCCCTTGGCGACGAGCTCGCTCGAGGCACCGCCGAGACCGGCGGCGCCGAGGTCGCGGGCCGACTCGATCAGGCCTTCGTCGACGAGTTGCTCGTTGGCCTCGATGAGCAGTTTCTCGGTGTAGGGGTCGCCGACCTGCACGGCGGGTCGGTCCTCGGTCTCGGCGTCCTCCGCGAGGTCCTCGCTGGCGAAGGAGGCGCCGCCGAGGCCGTCGCGACCGGTGCCGTTCCCGACGAGGACGAGTTTGTTGCCCGGTTCCTGCGCTTCGGCGGTGACGAGTCGCTCCTCGTTCGTCAGGCCGACGCAGGCGACGTTCACGAGCGGGTTCCCCTCGTAGTCGGGGTGGAAGTCGACGCTGCCAGCAACTGTGGGAACGCCGATGCAGTTCCCGTAGTGGCTGATCCCCTCGACGACGCCCTCGAGGAGGTACCGGGAGTGATCGGCGTCGAACTCGCCGAAGTACAGCGAGTCGGCCAGCGCGATCGGGTAGGCGCCCATCGAGAGCGTGTCCCGGACGATCCCGCCGACGCCCGTCGCGGCGCCGTCGAACGGGTCGACGTAGGAGGGGTGGTTGTGGCTCTCGATTCCCATCGTGATGTACGTCTCGTCATCGAGCGCGACGACCGCCGCGTCGTCGCCCGGCCCGACGACGACCTGCTCGCCCTCGCTGTCGAACGCGGAGAGAAGGGGTCGCGAGGAGCGGTACGCGCAGTGTTCGCTCCAGAGGTTCTCGAACAGCGCCGCCTCGGCCGGGGTGGGCTCCCGGTCCAGTTCCTCGACGACGAGTTCGCGGTCCGAATCGGCAAGACTCATTCACGTCAGTGGTGGAAGTCGGGGAGTAAAGGGGTTTCCATATACACGTTCGTGTATCGACTTCGGCACCCGATCGAACCGCCGCGGCGGTTCGCGATTCGGTTTTGGGGCGAGAACCCGCCGCTCGGCCGCGGGCGTTCCCGGCGGCACCGTCGCGATGGTCGCCGCGTCCGTCCCGGTTCTCAGGAGTTCTTCATTCGGGTGATCGTGACGTCCCAGTCGGGATACGAACGGTCGGTGTAGCAGCAAAACGACCGCTCGAGGTCGACGTCGTGGTCGTGCGCGACCTCGAGTATCGGCCGCAGCGCGTCCGCCACTGTCTCCGCGTCGAGGCCCGTCTCACCCGCCGCTTCGGCGTCGACCTCTTCGAGTCTCGCCTGCTCGAGCCACGCTCGCTTCGGGAGGTCGTTCCAGAACCGGATCGTTCCGGTCCGGGGATCGAAATCGACGATTCCGTGGGCTTCCAGTTTGGGGAGGTGCTGGTGGCGGAGCGTCCGCTCGACGTCCGTCAGGTAGTCGTCCGTCGGTTCCGTTTCGGGCGGCGTCTGCCAGTCACCGACCGTCGATACGAGTTCGTCGAGCGCCACGACGTCGGTGGCGGATCCCTGCAGATAGTACACCACGTATCGCCGTCGTTCGTGGGACAGTACGTCCATCAGTTTCCCGAGTTCGAGTCCACCGTCCGACACGAGCGGCCGCGTACCGGCGTCTTCCCGCTCGGAATCGCGGCCCTCACCGTCCGGTCCGGTGGCCGGCGGTTCCGGGTCCTCCTCGGGCGATCTTCGGTCGTCGGTCATCGTACGTGGGGTACCGGGCCGGATAGTAAAGTCGCCGGGCCTAAAGAGAACGATACTCCGGCTCGCCGTCACGAACTCTCCGACCCTCGACCGGAACGCTCTCACGGGGGCCGTGGCGGCCGATTTGCGATTGAACGAACCGTAACGGCGATTATGATTTCCGTATTGCACTCGGCCGGCGATGGACGATCCCGGGACGGACGGCGCCGACCTATACGAATTGGCCGCCCGGCGGAATCGGGGTTCACGTGCCTGCCACCGGTCTGACCCGGCGACGAGCGTCAGAATCGTCGGTAACGGGATTTGATCGGCCGCGAGGTGACTCCCGGCACCCGATATACTTTGGTCTCCCGTCGTTCTCCGGTCCCGATCTGCGCTCCCGAAGCGGTCGGCCGAACCGTTTGAATTCGTCGCCCGCTCGATCGGTGCGGTCCGCGCGGCCCGACCGTCACGCGGCCGCGGCGCCTTCGATCAGCGTTTCGACCAGCTTCTGAACCCCCTCGCGAATGTGCTGGTGGAACGTCGCCGGTGCGACGTCGAGCGAATCGGCCACGTTCTCGCCGGAGCTGTCCCGCGGCCACTCGAAGTAGCCCGCGTAGTACGCCGTCTCGAGTACCGTCCGCTGGCGTTCCGTGAGCAACTCCTCGAGTGCGGT containing:
- a CDS encoding DUF7344 domain-containing protein, whose product is MTDDRRSPEEDPEPPATGPDGEGRDSEREDAGTRPLVSDGGLELGKLMDVLSHERRRYVVYYLQGSATDVVALDELVSTVGDWQTPPETEPTDDYLTDVERTLRHQHLPKLEAHGIVDFDPRTGTIRFWNDLPKRAWLEQARLEEVDAEAAGETGLDAETVADALRPILEVAHDHDVDLERSFCCYTDRSYPDWDVTITRMKNS
- a CDS encoding PAS domain-containing sensor histidine kinase: MTLRSVPIVDRVTDAFFALDTDFRFTYVNERAETLLKRSREELIGRVMWDEFPQTVETQFPDGFHRAMDEQVPVSFEIYHAQLETWFEARAYPSESGLSVYMRDVTDRKVQETTLAQHAAVVEAVNDAVVTLDRSREIVTVNDATETALGIDRAELVGEHVERLIDCAGIAAEDAVEIGRAITDIDIGSAVERTLEVPFTDADGIDRIGEFRFVPIEDDVATVAAVIRDVTDRREYERVVTSLHEVTRWLLESDDPEEICAIAVHSGSDLLELPISGVWLLEEEHGYLDPVAGTAGAHDEFGGLPRFNPGEGLVWDVFESGDVERFDDLREVEDIYNPDTPIRSEIIAPIGTHGVLMTGSLEPHRFDETDVDLISTLVENTRAALDRADREQVLRERTAELERQTERLESVANVLSSDLKAQLSTVADALESDGSRTGTDGETHEEWEFPLAEDSVEATLDRAEGLVDDIREFARNASTVGTRSRITLESAIDEALERSRLDYDSVVVEEPATLRADPDRFVHLLETAFDDAAARADSEVTIQVGLVGFENDDRSRGFFLHDDAAEIPPAAHERVLDPTTGPDGVETGDAVATDGLGLALVRAIAEAHDWELSIDNGENGGTRLEVRDVTTLERDS
- a CDS encoding HalX domain-containing protein, which codes for MATDTPSVLIVEDEPDLANLYAAWLGDTCDLETAYDGETALDAIDETVDIVLLDRRMPGLSGDTILETIRDRELDCRVAMVTAVEPDFDIIEMGFDDYLVKPVSKAELRRIVDQLTLRSSYDAQLQEFFALASKKALLDAQKTDAELKSSQEYAQLRDRLAVLRVQVNDTMEELLEQDGYRQLCQDIARDSILQESN
- the purL gene encoding phosphoribosylformylglycinamidine synthase subunit PurL, yielding MSLADSDRELVVEELDREPTPAEAALFENLWSEHCAYRSSRPLLSAFDSEGEQVVVGPGDDAAVVALDDETYITMGIESHNHPSYVDPFDGAATGVGGIVRDTLSMGAYPIALADSLYFGEFDADHSRYLLEGVVEGISHYGNCIGVPTVAGSVDFHPDYEGNPLVNVACVGLTNEERLVTAEAQEPGNKLVLVGNGTGRDGLGGASFASEDLAEDAETEDRPAVQVGDPYTEKLLIEANEQLVDEGLIESARDLGAAGLGGASSELVAKGGLGAEIELERVHQREPNMNALEILLAESQERMCYEVEPENVDRVAEIAERFDLGCSVIGEVTEGNYTCTFEGETVVDVDAYFLGEGAPMNDLPSEEPEQPETDLPEVDLEEAFDAVVSSPNTASKRWIYRQYDHEVGVRTSVGPGDDAAIVAVREAGQGLAISSGAAPNWTDTAPYEGARAVALENATNIAAKGATPLAAVDCLNGGNPEKPDVYGGFTGIVDGLAEMCERLSAPVVGGNVSLYNDSVAGPIPPTPTLAMVGTKAGYDAPPLAVDAEDDSDLLLVGDLGLEGDARLGGSEYLARFDGSDAFPELPEDPASVVETLADVADDDATRAVHDVSHGGLAVALAEMVTDDAGLEVSIPVPESADETAAAAALFHEQPGRALIQTDSPDAVREAFDGVAPVVELGSATDDGRLEVTVGDRTIETDAAAIRERRETIERELE